One Brachybacterium aquaticum genomic region harbors:
- a CDS encoding GAF and ANTAR domain-containing protein: MVADVDQDLARSFGSLSSFLLAGGSPVDARQRLVELAKTAIPACDWACITMRPDNKPPRTICASDSTASEVDQMQYAAGNGPCLDAARSRQPVWSADLTEDQRWPQFRELVVADGRVKSVLSFHLLDEPAPTALNMYSATPGAFDDFISAGTLFAIHATTLMSHADSERRAQSLGDALTTSRQIGAAVGILMSAHKITEEQAFQLLRTASNHLNRKLHDVAREVTELGEVPHTAPSDRKR; encoded by the coding sequence ATGGTTGCGGATGTGGATCAGGACCTCGCGCGGAGCTTCGGGAGCCTCAGCAGTTTCCTCTTGGCCGGCGGTTCACCGGTCGACGCGCGACAACGTCTGGTGGAACTGGCCAAGACCGCGATCCCGGCCTGCGACTGGGCCTGCATCACGATGCGCCCGGACAATAAGCCGCCGCGGACGATCTGCGCCTCTGACTCCACAGCGAGTGAGGTCGATCAGATGCAGTACGCGGCCGGGAACGGCCCTTGCCTGGACGCTGCGCGTTCCCGCCAGCCCGTGTGGAGCGCGGATCTCACCGAGGACCAGCGCTGGCCACAGTTCCGGGAGCTCGTCGTGGCGGATGGGCGGGTCAAGAGCGTGCTCTCGTTCCATCTCCTCGACGAACCTGCGCCGACGGCTTTGAACATGTACTCGGCCACCCCTGGCGCTTTCGACGACTTCATCTCTGCCGGAACACTGTTCGCCATCCACGCGACGACGCTGATGTCGCACGCGGACAGCGAGCGCCGGGCGCAGAGTCTCGGTGATGCCTTGACGACGAGTCGGCAGATCGGTGCGGCGGTCGGCATCCTCATGAGCGCGCACAAGATCACCGAGGAGCAGGCGTTCCAGTTGCTGCGTACGGCGAGTAACCATCTGAACCGCAAGTTGCACGACGTCGCGCGGGAAGTCACCGAGCTCGGAGAAGTCCCCCACACTGCCCCGAGCGACCGTAAGCGCTGA
- a CDS encoding FUSC family protein, which translates to MRRLGELVRRPEFSTELLQILKGVIAATAAWWLSLEVLDSMLPFLAPWTALLTVHATVHRSLSRGAQTTAASAIGVGLSFMIGAFLGVSVWTFALALFVGLAGSRLSWIRDEGVAIATTAIFVLGSGFSQQQPLLLDRIIEVGVGVGVGVLVNLLIIPPLRDQQASRNVDRLNRRMGDVLINMADEFASSWETDKADAWHEEIESMSEELNTAWQSVRFARESRKANPRYRLTRARGRSRDGSAPGREASYEEILQRVDEGISHLRHLARSLHDAAYAEGAWDERFRERWAAIVRDAGHAIADPHVDVEPVEGRITALAREMATDRSLPEESWPLYGSLLSSMRHIAVIVDDVASAREAREATTENPRT; encoded by the coding sequence ATGAGGCGACTGGGAGAGCTGGTTCGACGGCCCGAGTTCAGTACTGAACTGCTCCAGATCCTCAAGGGCGTGATCGCGGCGACGGCGGCATGGTGGCTCTCCCTCGAGGTGCTGGATTCCATGTTGCCCTTCCTCGCGCCGTGGACGGCGCTACTCACCGTGCACGCCACGGTGCACAGGTCACTCTCGCGAGGCGCGCAGACGACGGCGGCCTCCGCGATCGGCGTCGGCCTGTCGTTCATGATCGGGGCATTTCTCGGAGTGAGCGTATGGACGTTCGCCCTGGCCCTTTTCGTCGGCCTCGCTGGTTCGCGATTGTCATGGATCCGCGACGAAGGAGTCGCCATCGCGACCACCGCGATCTTTGTCCTCGGCAGCGGCTTCTCCCAGCAGCAGCCCCTGCTGCTGGACCGCATCATCGAGGTCGGCGTCGGCGTCGGAGTCGGGGTCCTCGTCAATCTTCTGATCATCCCTCCGCTGCGTGATCAGCAGGCCTCCCGGAACGTGGACCGCCTCAACCGCCGGATGGGCGACGTCCTCATCAACATGGCCGATGAGTTCGCCTCCTCCTGGGAGACCGACAAGGCCGATGCCTGGCATGAAGAGATCGAGTCGATGAGCGAGGAGCTGAACACAGCCTGGCAGTCGGTCCGCTTCGCCCGCGAGAGCAGAAAGGCCAACCCGCGATACCGCCTGACCCGAGCCAGGGGGCGGTCGCGCGATGGGTCCGCGCCGGGTCGCGAGGCGAGCTACGAGGAGATCCTCCAACGTGTCGACGAGGGGATCTCGCACCTTCGTCACCTGGCCCGGTCCCTGCATGACGCCGCCTACGCCGAGGGGGCGTGGGACGAACGCTTCCGCGAACGGTGGGCTGCCATCGTCCGCGACGCCGGACACGCGATCGCCGATCCCCACGTGGACGTGGAGCCGGTCGAGGGCCGGATCACCGCTCTTGCCCGGGAGATGGCCACCGATCGGAGCCTTCCCGAGGAGAGCTGGCCGCTCTACGGCTCCCTCCTGTCCAGCATGCGCCATATCGCCGTCATCGTCGACGATGTCGCCTCGGCCCGCGAAGCACGCGAAGCGACGACCGAGAACCCGCGGACCTGA
- a CDS encoding SDR family oxidoreductase, protein MATDQLTFQNPVERFPEITPPKQDQAEPGLDAELVPQTDRGEHSYRGTGRLQGRRALITGADSGIGAAVAIAFAREGADVALSYLPAEEEDAQYISRVIEESGRTALLLPGDLADAEYCSAVVDEAAAGLGGLDALVNNAGRQISVEQVEDLDDEQWASTFEVNIRAIYRVSKAALRHLEPGATIVNSTSIQAYNPSPHLLDYASTKAAINNFTKGLGQQLAPRGIRVNAVAPGPIWTPLQVSDGQPKDALPDFGKNTPLGRAGQPTELAPAYVFLTSPESSYVIGETLNVNGGTPSP, encoded by the coding sequence ATGGCAACAGACCAGCTGACCTTCCAGAATCCGGTCGAGCGCTTCCCGGAAATCACCCCTCCGAAGCAGGACCAGGCCGAGCCGGGCCTCGATGCGGAGCTCGTACCCCAGACCGATCGCGGGGAACACTCCTACCGCGGCACGGGACGCCTTCAGGGCCGACGTGCGCTGATCACGGGGGCGGACTCCGGCATCGGGGCAGCGGTCGCGATCGCTTTCGCCCGCGAAGGTGCGGACGTCGCCCTGTCCTACCTGCCTGCGGAAGAGGAGGACGCGCAGTACATCAGTCGTGTCATCGAGGAGAGCGGGCGCACGGCGCTGCTGCTGCCCGGCGACCTCGCGGACGCTGAGTACTGCAGCGCGGTGGTCGACGAGGCAGCCGCCGGGCTCGGCGGCCTCGACGCCCTCGTGAACAACGCGGGCCGGCAGATCTCGGTCGAGCAGGTCGAGGATCTCGACGACGAGCAGTGGGCGTCGACCTTCGAGGTGAACATCCGCGCGATCTACCGAGTCTCGAAAGCGGCACTGCGGCACCTGGAGCCGGGGGCGACGATCGTGAACTCGACCTCGATCCAGGCCTATAACCCCTCACCTCACCTTCTCGACTACGCCTCGACCAAGGCGGCGATCAACAACTTCACCAAGGGGCTCGGGCAGCAGCTCGCACCCCGTGGGATCCGGGTCAACGCCGTCGCCCCCGGACCCATCTGGACCCCTCTACAGGTCTCTGACGGCCAGCCCAAGGACGCACTGCCCGACTTCGGGAAGAACACCCCGCTGGGCAGGGCCGGGCAGCCCACCGAGCTCGCACCCGCCTACGTCTTCCTCACCTCGCCGGAATCCAGCTATGTCATCGGCGAGACGCTCAACGTCAACGGGGGCACCCCGAGCCCCTGA
- a CDS encoding zinc-dependent alcohol dehydrogenase — protein MRAVTWQGTRNVSVQDVPDPQLQDAGDAIVRITSTAICGSDLHLYEVLGPYMTAGDVLGHESMGIVEQIGSGVSRVQVGDRVVVPFNISCGHCWMCSRGLQSQCETTQVTEQGSGASLFGFSKLYGQVPGGQAEQLRVPHADYGLITVGKDLPDERYLFLSDILPTAWQGVKYADVPEGGSLAVMGLGPVGQFAARIGVHLGNRVFAIDPVPERRAMAARHGVEVFDQTPLSVDAIREATDGRGPDAVVDAVGMEAHGSPVARAAHQVVGHLPKAVGQKAMETVGIDRLAALHASLDLVRRGGTVSLSGVYGGVASPMPLLSMFDKQIQLRMGQCNVRAWTDDLLPLVEDPSDPLGVTDLVTHRLPLEEAASAYETFQKKHDGCIKVVLDPSRH, from the coding sequence GTGAGAGCAGTGACGTGGCAGGGCACGCGCAACGTGAGCGTCCAGGACGTTCCCGATCCGCAGCTCCAGGATGCCGGGGATGCGATCGTCCGAATCACTTCGACCGCGATCTGCGGCTCCGACCTGCACCTCTACGAAGTGCTGGGTCCCTACATGACCGCTGGCGATGTGCTCGGGCACGAGTCGATGGGGATCGTCGAGCAGATCGGATCGGGCGTCAGCCGAGTGCAAGTTGGCGACCGGGTCGTCGTCCCGTTCAACATTTCCTGCGGTCACTGCTGGATGTGCTCCCGCGGGCTCCAGTCACAGTGCGAGACGACCCAGGTCACCGAGCAGGGGTCGGGCGCGTCGCTGTTCGGGTTCTCGAAGCTGTACGGGCAGGTCCCCGGCGGGCAGGCCGAGCAGCTGCGGGTCCCGCATGCGGACTACGGACTGATCACCGTGGGCAAGGATCTGCCCGACGAGAGGTACCTCTTCCTCAGCGACATCCTGCCGACGGCCTGGCAGGGAGTGAAGTACGCCGACGTGCCCGAGGGAGGATCGTTGGCCGTGATGGGGCTGGGCCCGGTGGGGCAGTTCGCCGCCCGCATCGGGGTCCACCTCGGCAACCGCGTGTTCGCCATCGATCCTGTTCCCGAGCGACGGGCGATGGCGGCGCGGCACGGGGTCGAGGTCTTCGACCAGACGCCGCTGAGCGTGGACGCGATCCGGGAAGCAACGGACGGACGTGGGCCGGACGCCGTCGTCGATGCGGTAGGGATGGAAGCCCACGGCAGCCCGGTGGCGCGCGCCGCGCACCAGGTCGTCGGCCATCTGCCGAAGGCCGTGGGCCAGAAGGCCATGGAGACCGTGGGAATCGATCGCCTCGCGGCGCTTCACGCCAGCCTCGACCTGGTGCGCCGCGGCGGGACGGTGTCGCTGAGCGGCGTCTACGGCGGTGTCGCGAGCCCGATGCCGCTGCTGTCGATGTTCGACAAGCAGATCCAGCTCCGGATGGGCCAGTGCAACGTCCGCGCGTGGACCGACGACCTCCTCCCCCTGGTCGAAGATCCCAGCGACCCCCTGGGCGTGACGGACCTTGTCACCCACCGCCTCCCGCTCGAGGAGGCAGCCTCTGCATACGAAACATTCCAGAAGAAGCACGACGGCTGCATCAAGGTGGTGCTAGACCCCAGTCGTCACTGA